The Nitrospira tepida genome includes a window with the following:
- a CDS encoding SUMF1/EgtB/PvdO family nonheme iron enzyme: MTFARLLVILGGLLLLPARFGWAAESAPLPVERPSGSGAIVHSDGYILTAYHVVAGARRIVVVTSGEFRAPALIVSSDQEHDLALLKIDTVGLSEAALGYAGSVRLDQEVITIGFPFGLRDISVTRGRIAAMRTKGVRRVFQVDAAINPGNSGGPVFNRRGEIIGILTTKFSHPSGIIPEGMSFAVPLSYATPLLANIPEFDFSAIGKGRREAKADDKNGDLVRELARVTVRIETVRGDPPAPAAAASARAKSEEAGGLPRAPRVADDRAAREASPAASAAKEGEPTAPIQQSEMQRPKQRGLVGPEDMSLIPEGEFLMGTDDGLPDARPVHRVHLSAYWIDKYEVTNARYRRCVEAGVCQPPKNRGPFEDPARDQFPVTSVTWMQARTYCQWAGRRLPTEAEWEKAARGVDGRRYAWGNSQDPILNRAKNGENQPNQGNPQPVGSFQEGASPYGILDMTGNVWEWVKDWYAEDFYTVAPPHDPQGPPRGSFRVLRGGDWAQGPLELQTSYRGWDEMTYWGPTLGFRCAADAP, translated from the coding sequence ATGACGTTCGCGCGTCTGCTCGTGATCCTTGGAGGCCTGCTCCTGCTGCCGGCGCGATTCGGCTGGGCGGCGGAGTCCGCGCCGCTGCCGGTCGAACGACCCTCCGGAAGCGGCGCCATCGTCCATTCCGACGGCTATATCCTGACCGCGTACCATGTGGTCGCCGGCGCGCGGCGCATCGTGGTGGTCACATCCGGCGAGTTTCGCGCGCCGGCGTTGATCGTCAGCTCCGATCAGGAGCATGATCTCGCCCTGCTCAAGATCGACACCGTAGGACTCTCGGAAGCGGCGCTGGGCTACGCCGGATCGGTGCGATTGGATCAGGAGGTGATCACGATCGGATTCCCGTTCGGGCTGCGGGACATCTCCGTGACGCGGGGCCGGATCGCGGCCATGCGGACCAAAGGAGTGCGGCGCGTGTTTCAAGTCGATGCCGCGATCAATCCGGGAAACAGCGGAGGGCCGGTCTTCAACCGGCGCGGGGAGATCATCGGCATCCTGACGACCAAATTCAGCCATCCCTCGGGCATCATCCCCGAGGGGATGTCCTTTGCGGTCCCGCTCAGTTATGCCACGCCGTTGCTCGCCAACATCCCCGAGTTTGATTTCAGCGCGATCGGCAAGGGCCGGCGAGAGGCGAAAGCCGACGACAAGAACGGCGACCTTGTCCGTGAGCTGGCGCGCGTGACGGTGCGGATCGAAACGGTGCGCGGCGACCCGCCGGCTCCGGCCGCCGCGGCATCGGCCCGGGCCAAATCTGAAGAGGCCGGCGGCTTGCCCCGTGCCCCGCGTGTTGCGGACGATCGCGCCGCACGGGAGGCAAGTCCGGCTGCGTCGGCGGCCAAGGAGGGCGAGCCTACCGCACCCATCCAACAGAGCGAGATGCAGCGGCCGAAACAGCGCGGGCTGGTCGGACCCGAGGATATGTCGCTGATCCCGGAGGGGGAGTTCCTCATGGGAACGGACGATGGCTTGCCGGATGCGAGGCCGGTCCATCGCGTGCACCTGAGCGCCTATTGGATCGACAAGTACGAAGTCACCAACGCCCGTTACCGCCGGTGTGTAGAAGCGGGGGTCTGCCAGCCGCCCAAGAACCGCGGCCCGTTCGAAGATCCGGCGCGGGACCAATTTCCGGTGACCAGCGTGACCTGGATGCAGGCCCGCACCTATTGCCAGTGGGCCGGCCGGCGCTTGCCTACCGAAGCGGAATGGGAAAAGGCCGCGCGGGGCGTCGATGGCAGACGCTATGCGTGGGGCAACAGCCAGGACCCGATCCTCAACCGGGCGAAGAACGGCGAAAACCAGCCGAACCAGGGCAACCCGCAACCGGTGGGGAGTTTTCAGGAAGGGGCCTCCCCCTATGGAATCCTGGATATGACCGGCAATGTCTGGGAGTGGGTGAAGGATTGGTATGCCGAGGACTTCTATACGGTCGCCCCGCCGCATGATCCCCAGGGGCCGCCGAGGGGCTCATTCCGGGTGCTGCGAGGCGGCGACTGGGCGCAGGGTCCGCTCGAACTCCAGACGAGCTACCGCGGATGGGATGAGATGACCTACTGGGGCCCCACCTTGGGATTCCGCTGCGCCGCCGACGCGCCCTGA
- a CDS encoding sensor histidine kinase, with the protein MTAPARRGGLQRKFFFTLLLVGILPGIAALVATYLYSTHSLKHSIGSGFQEIARSAALRLASTVDAEIDRAERLALVPVHIRRNVEAANRRYEGKSRDEIRSLLDRMPPTEDRRRDNGSSGSHQETVDYLQQWVAKTRYYIDVTVTDREGVTVASSDPDAPLFNRDQLWWQEVMGGGGAAYVSSLKWDGAFQDYVFDVAAPILSRDGSGPIGVVHSLIRRGALMHTVLTIHVGETGHGMLVDTDGTPLICPVLPPTSHLIHQALLNQFTSDQPTWFVAEDDAHGGHQTLVGSAPVRIAHPLTPKSLGGTRWFAFVRQQPEETYAPIYNLLITVGLIGFGLVVALASSGFFVGRRIVAPISSLRQEAEELRQRFAGQPGAGGRAEARPATQGAAASLDEIEDLARSFHTMRTALEESLSTVREQQEQLIRRERLASVGQLLAALAHDLRNPLGVIRSSAQIMLDRNRPEPVKEEVARYVIDEVDRLTHRINDFLRYARQKPPEPELVSADALLREALHQWNAQGGQERIRVDLRLAPDLPLILVDPHQVKEALVNLFMNASEAMPDGGTLTVGTKRAASGSVELTVADTGLGISEANLRRIFEPFFTTKEFGTGLGLTNVKRLVEDNGGTLHVTSKEGAGTEFVLYFPAHCDLPTAARNSSRSG; encoded by the coding sequence AGCGGCTTCCAAGAAATCGCCCGCTCGGCCGCCCTCCGGCTCGCCTCCACGGTGGACGCCGAGATCGATCGCGCCGAGCGCCTGGCGCTGGTGCCGGTCCACATCCGGCGGAACGTCGAGGCCGCCAATCGACGGTACGAGGGGAAGAGCCGCGACGAGATTCGATCTCTGCTCGATCGGATGCCGCCGACCGAGGACCGCCGGCGCGACAACGGCTCTTCCGGTTCTCATCAGGAAACCGTCGACTACCTGCAACAGTGGGTCGCCAAGACCCGCTATTACATCGACGTGACCGTGACCGATCGAGAGGGCGTCACGGTCGCCTCCAGCGACCCCGATGCTCCACTCTTCAACCGAGACCAACTCTGGTGGCAGGAAGTCATGGGCGGAGGCGGCGCTGCCTACGTCAGCTCGCTCAAGTGGGATGGAGCCTTTCAGGATTACGTCTTCGATGTGGCGGCTCCAATCCTGTCCCGCGACGGATCTGGTCCGATCGGGGTCGTGCACAGTCTCATCCGCCGAGGCGCTCTAATGCATACCGTCTTGACGATTCATGTCGGCGAGACCGGGCACGGCATGCTCGTCGATACGGACGGGACCCCCTTGATCTGCCCGGTGCTGCCTCCCACCAGCCATCTGATTCACCAGGCCCTGTTGAATCAATTCACGAGCGACCAACCGACCTGGTTTGTCGCGGAGGATGACGCGCACGGCGGGCACCAAACCCTCGTGGGCTCGGCCCCCGTCCGCATCGCCCACCCCCTGACACCCAAGAGCCTGGGTGGAACCAGGTGGTTTGCCTTCGTGCGCCAACAACCGGAAGAGACCTATGCGCCCATTTACAACCTGTTGATCACGGTCGGCCTGATCGGCTTCGGGTTGGTGGTGGCCCTGGCCTCCTCGGGCTTCTTCGTCGGACGCAGGATCGTGGCGCCGATCTCGTCGCTCCGGCAGGAAGCGGAAGAACTGCGGCAGCGGTTTGCCGGGCAGCCGGGCGCAGGAGGGAGAGCGGAGGCGCGACCGGCCACGCAGGGAGCCGCGGCCAGCCTCGATGAAATCGAGGACTTGGCACGGTCGTTTCACACCATGCGGACGGCGCTGGAGGAGAGCCTGTCCACGGTGCGGGAGCAGCAGGAGCAGCTCATCCGGCGCGAACGGCTCGCATCCGTCGGGCAATTGCTGGCCGCGCTCGCGCACGATCTGAGAAATCCGCTCGGCGTCATCAGGAGTTCGGCCCAGATTATGTTAGACCGCAACCGGCCTGAGCCGGTGAAGGAAGAAGTCGCGCGGTACGTGATCGACGAAGTCGACCGCCTGACCCACCGCATCAACGACTTTCTCCGGTACGCGCGGCAGAAGCCGCCCGAGCCGGAACTGGTGTCGGCGGACGCGCTGCTCCGCGAGGCGCTGCACCAGTGGAATGCCCAGGGGGGACAGGAGCGGATCCGGGTGGACCTCCGGTTGGCCCCGGACCTCCCGCTCATCTTGGTCGATCCCCATCAGGTCAAGGAAGCCTTGGTGAATCTATTCATGAACGCGAGCGAGGCCATGCCCGACGGAGGAACCTTGACGGTGGGCACCAAACGCGCGGCCAGCGGGTCGGTCGAATTGACCGTGGCGGACACGGGCCTCGGCATCTCCGAGGCCAACCTGCGACGCATTTTTGAACCGTTCTTCACGACCAAGGAATTCGGGACCGGATTGGGTCTGACGAACGTGAAACGACTGGTGGAAGACAACGGCGGGACGTTACACGTCACGAGCAAGGAAGGAGCCGGAACCGAATTCGTCCTCTATTTTCCAGCGCACTGCGACCTTCCCACCGCTGCCCGCAACTCCTCTCGCAGCGGATGA